Proteins found in one Brevibacillus brevis genomic segment:
- a CDS encoding TrmB family transcriptional regulator — translation MLQTFGFSLYESKVYEALASSGEPLDAAMVVKHSGVPKAKIYEVLNRLVEKGMVLDTVSEKKKRYTALPLDSLVEKLTRQFQTDVKKLTSSLSHKTVRDDRVWSLKVDESIRAECKQLIQRATRSIRISAWSDDFLEYVPLLEMKEKEGVEIEALVIGQITTKLSCVHSFIPVQEHQGLERYQLIVADQDEMIFAGEEETGWHAIKTRGQPFVKFFADSFYHDVALTKITQKYVDQLFDDEEIRKMIIRLRY, via the coding sequence ATGCTGCAAACATTTGGTTTTTCTCTGTATGAGAGTAAAGTTTATGAAGCGTTGGCGTCTAGCGGCGAGCCTCTCGATGCAGCAATGGTCGTGAAGCATTCGGGGGTGCCAAAGGCAAAAATTTACGAGGTGTTGAATCGTCTGGTAGAAAAGGGGATGGTCCTTGACACCGTATCGGAAAAGAAAAAGCGGTATACAGCCCTTCCCCTGGACAGCCTGGTAGAAAAGCTGACCCGCCAATTTCAAACGGACGTCAAAAAATTGACCAGCTCCCTTTCCCATAAAACTGTACGTGATGACCGAGTCTGGAGCCTGAAGGTTGACGAATCGATCCGCGCGGAATGCAAACAATTGATCCAACGAGCGACTCGGTCTATTCGTATCTCCGCCTGGTCCGATGATTTTTTAGAGTATGTACCCTTACTGGAAATGAAAGAAAAGGAAGGAGTAGAGATCGAAGCATTGGTGATCGGGCAGATTACTACCAAGCTTTCCTGTGTTCATTCCTTTATCCCTGTGCAAGAGCATCAAGGCTTGGAGCGCTATCAGCTAATTGTAGCGGACCAAGACGAAATGATTTTTGCAGGCGAGGAGGAAACAGGGTGGCACGCGATCAAGACACGCGGTCAACCGTTCGTCAAATTTTTTGCCGATTCTTTTTACCATGATGTCGCACTGACAAAAATCACCCAAAAATACGTGGATCAACTGTTTGACGATGAAGAAATCCGCAAGATGATTATCCGCCTCCGATACTGA
- a CDS encoding LPXTG cell wall anchor domain-containing protein, which produces MRQVLKWSFLLCTASFVLNGLLYVGTGDRHVLISMLGAVALAVLSASWLLFAKKKQ; this is translated from the coding sequence ATGCGACAAGTATTGAAATGGAGCTTTTTGCTTTGCACCGCTTCTTTTGTCTTGAATGGATTGCTGTATGTGGGAACGGGAGACCGACATGTGCTGATCAGTATGCTAGGTGCTGTCGCATTAGCGGTCCTGTCCGCGAGCTGGTTGCTGTTCGCGAAGAAAAAGCAGTGA
- a CDS encoding MFS transporter — MNPRVFILAIATFVVGTVELIIGGTLDLIARDLQVSISAAGQLITIFSLAFAVAAPLLLHVTRRVERKKLYLFALAAFFLSNVLAALSPSYAVLMTARILSAASSSILIVLSITIATSLVEPAYRGRAIGVIFMGISGSLVLGVPVGLALGNAFGWRAPFWLIAALSIVAMIFILMFLPKVQTAPPIPLRDQMTTLRSGKLFSALFIVMLMLTGHLTLYAYFTPYLQTTMNVDATTLSWIYLLFGIAAVAGGGIGGWIADKWGATKSILLIIPVFGLIMCVLPFFTGSLYLFLPIMVIWSALSWAISPAQQNYLISCSPATADIQLSLNTSAQHLGIALGSLAGGLVVERSSVIYTPWVGAVFVLLSFGFAFYSISRPVPAQESQVVQPAPGHHA, encoded by the coding sequence TTGAATCCACGTGTCTTCATCTTAGCGATTGCTACCTTTGTCGTAGGTACGGTGGAATTGATTATCGGTGGTACGCTCGATCTGATCGCTCGTGACCTTCAGGTATCAATTAGTGCCGCCGGACAATTAATCACCATTTTCTCGCTTGCCTTTGCTGTTGCCGCTCCTTTGCTCCTGCATGTTACGAGGCGTGTCGAGCGCAAAAAGCTATACTTGTTTGCATTAGCAGCCTTTTTCCTGAGCAATGTACTTGCGGCACTTAGTCCGAGCTACGCCGTATTAATGACAGCACGTATCTTGAGTGCAGCAAGTAGTTCCATCCTGATTGTGCTGTCGATTACCATTGCAACGAGTCTTGTGGAACCTGCTTACCGTGGTCGCGCCATTGGCGTTATTTTCATGGGGATTAGCGGTTCGCTTGTACTCGGCGTCCCTGTCGGACTGGCTCTGGGGAATGCCTTCGGATGGCGTGCCCCGTTTTGGCTGATTGCGGCTCTGAGTATCGTTGCGATGATTTTTATCCTCATGTTTTTGCCAAAAGTTCAAACTGCACCGCCGATTCCGCTGCGTGATCAAATGACTACCCTCCGTAGCGGCAAGCTATTCAGCGCCTTGTTTATCGTCATGTTAATGCTGACAGGTCACTTGACGCTGTATGCATACTTTACCCCTTATTTGCAAACGACGATGAATGTAGACGCAACGACACTGAGCTGGATTTATCTCCTGTTCGGGATTGCTGCCGTTGCAGGTGGTGGTATTGGCGGTTGGATTGCTGACAAGTGGGGAGCAACCAAGAGCATTTTGTTGATTATTCCAGTGTTCGGCTTGATCATGTGTGTCTTGCCGTTTTTTACAGGCTCGCTTTATTTGTTCTTGCCGATCATGGTCATCTGGAGTGCGCTTAGCTGGGCTATTTCGCCAGCACAGCAAAACTATTTGATCTCCTGCTCACCTGCTACTGCGGACATTCAATTAAGCCTGAATACTTCTGCCCAGCATTTAGGTATCGCCCTTGGCTCTCTGGCTGGCGGTCTCGTCGTCGAGCGATCCTCCGTTATTTACACACCATGGGTTGGAGCCGTGTTCGTACTGCTTTCGTTCGGATTTGCCTTCTACTCGATCTCACGCCCTGTTCCAGCACAGGAAAGCCAAGTGGTGCAGCCAGCGCCAGGACACCATGCATAG
- a CDS encoding immune inhibitor A domain-containing protein, with product MKKSKKLLSVLFSSSLVLSTFVAAPATGLAKPKEDKHDLHVDLSTVNLERLIKGLMEQGIIDEDADQEEIDEALLEYFEDKKVPHGIDESSSYGKEASRGQQAALADAVQKVAEMEDGDEVRSSKRLHTDNIVVALIEFPDREHNQLPKVSDSLWTEDFNEKHYKEMLFDQKGYETPEGIGMTTMAKYFYLQSGRSWTVDGVVTPWQMAENGYKYYGGNSKAGDDSNPRDLVIETLAAVGESIAGKEELYDQRDPYDIDGDGDLMEPDGNLDNLMLVHAGIGEETGEDPDAIWSHRWTLKKPVDIPGTSLKAFDYMIQPEDGAPGVFTHEYGHNLGLPDLYDTSRAGKDSPVGAWSLMSSGSHTGKVFQTEPTGLDPWSKMVLQQMFGGNWIAPTVLDYKDVEKRKKTVPLIDASSTEKSGKVVKLNMPKVEKKPPVEPKDGGYAYFSDEGNKLNTKMTSDVIDLTGVSSATMKFDSWRNIEEGYDYLSVNVIDADTGEKKEVQKFDDVTKGWDKEEISLNEFVGKKVQVEFNYVTDVAYVLDGFYLDNFEVEADGQVIFADDAEGEKKFKLDGFIHFDGKGKMYDAYYLVELRSHEGIDAGLKYFRRNDSFFTYDPGMVIWYFDGRYERTRDNNTSQHPGYGLLGVVDAHQEVRYWNNDEGNKSAIADSRYQVNDAAFSPNKTSGMDLDYIYGTMKYDPLKGVKEFDDSDDYSMPEVPEVGKILPQIGLQIKLKRVDKKFTDASVEFSIDKH from the coding sequence GTGAAGAAAAGCAAAAAGCTCTTATCCGTTTTATTTTCCTCCTCACTCGTGCTCAGTACTTTCGTGGCTGCACCTGCAACGGGTTTGGCCAAACCCAAAGAGGACAAGCATGATCTGCATGTAGATTTGTCCACTGTTAACCTGGAGCGACTGATTAAAGGGTTAATGGAGCAAGGAATCATTGATGAAGACGCCGATCAGGAAGAGATTGACGAAGCGTTGCTCGAGTACTTCGAAGACAAAAAAGTCCCGCACGGCATTGATGAATCGTCCTCTTACGGTAAGGAAGCGAGCAGAGGACAGCAGGCAGCATTGGCTGATGCTGTGCAGAAAGTGGCTGAGATGGAGGACGGCGATGAAGTACGCTCTTCCAAACGACTACATACGGATAACATCGTTGTCGCTCTTATCGAGTTCCCTGACCGGGAGCATAACCAGCTACCAAAAGTGAGTGACTCGCTTTGGACAGAAGACTTCAACGAAAAGCACTATAAAGAGATGCTGTTTGATCAGAAGGGGTATGAAACTCCTGAAGGTATCGGCATGACAACAATGGCGAAATACTTCTATCTGCAATCGGGAAGATCTTGGACGGTTGACGGTGTGGTAACGCCATGGCAAATGGCAGAGAACGGCTACAAGTATTATGGAGGAAACTCCAAAGCCGGTGACGATTCCAATCCGCGCGATCTGGTAATCGAGACCTTGGCGGCAGTTGGGGAATCCATTGCTGGGAAAGAGGAATTGTACGATCAGCGCGACCCATATGACATCGATGGTGATGGAGACCTGATGGAGCCGGATGGCAATCTGGACAACCTCATGCTCGTTCATGCAGGGATCGGAGAAGAGACAGGGGAAGACCCAGATGCAATCTGGTCTCACCGTTGGACCTTGAAAAAACCAGTGGATATTCCAGGTACTAGCCTCAAAGCATTTGATTACATGATCCAGCCAGAAGATGGCGCACCAGGTGTATTCACTCACGAGTACGGACACAATCTCGGTTTGCCAGACTTGTATGACACCTCAAGAGCTGGAAAAGACTCGCCCGTAGGTGCTTGGTCCCTCATGTCGTCTGGTAGCCATACAGGTAAGGTCTTCCAAACAGAACCTACAGGCCTTGATCCTTGGTCCAAAATGGTTCTGCAACAAATGTTTGGCGGCAACTGGATTGCTCCGACTGTTCTGGACTACAAGGATGTAGAAAAACGCAAGAAAACGGTTCCGCTCATTGATGCGAGCAGCACCGAGAAAAGCGGAAAAGTCGTTAAGCTGAATATGCCGAAAGTTGAAAAGAAACCGCCGGTTGAGCCAAAAGATGGTGGCTACGCATACTTCTCGGATGAAGGCAACAAATTGAACACCAAAATGACTTCCGATGTGATCGATTTGACTGGGGTCAGCTCCGCTACGATGAAATTCGACTCATGGAGGAACATTGAGGAAGGCTATGATTACCTATCCGTCAATGTAATCGATGCGGATACAGGTGAGAAAAAAGAAGTGCAAAAATTCGATGATGTAACAAAAGGCTGGGACAAAGAAGAAATCAGCCTGAACGAGTTTGTCGGCAAAAAAGTGCAAGTCGAGTTTAACTATGTGACGGACGTTGCTTACGTGTTGGACGGCTTCTATCTGGATAACTTTGAAGTAGAGGCAGATGGGCAAGTTATCTTCGCGGATGATGCAGAGGGTGAGAAGAAGTTCAAGCTGGATGGCTTCATCCACTTTGATGGAAAAGGTAAAATGTATGATGCGTACTACCTGGTTGAACTGCGCTCTCATGAAGGAATTGACGCTGGACTGAAGTACTTCCGCCGCAACGACTCCTTCTTCACGTATGATCCAGGTATGGTGATCTGGTACTTTGATGGTCGCTACGAAAGAACACGTGATAACAATACGAGCCAGCATCCAGGCTACGGCTTGCTCGGTGTAGTAGATGCCCATCAGGAAGTGCGTTACTGGAACAATGATGAGGGTAACAAAAGCGCAATTGCAGACTCCCGCTATCAGGTGAACGATGCTGCATTTAGCCCGAACAAAACGTCCGGTATGGATCTGGATTACATTTATGGAACGATGAAATACGATCCGTTGAAAGGCGTTAAGGAGTTTGACGACAGTGATGATTACTCGATGCCGGAAGTACCGGAAGTCGGAAAAATTCTGCCGCAAATCGGTTTGCAAATCAAGCTGAAAAGGGTAGACAAAAAGTTCACGGATGCTTCGGTTGAGTTCTCCATTGACAAACATTAA
- a CDS encoding ATP-binding protein, producing MTSTHPKNPRVLVIMLVSGILVLILTCVSIAISYFNTIQSVRLSIANQSMKAASTVADSLDVDAYQEFLRNPVKETPAYKRIEQQLNQAREQFGLLYLYTIQVSEDRQSGRTMIVARPPNAKQNFDIGNPIVLSSEHIQTIYEGSSAYYSEIIRDPDYGVYMSAGAPLRDREGKIIGIIGVDTDVAIIEDIGNDVVRSSIPVFAIQGLFVVVLIFLVLCMERWYQRAIKAAVGETEETYQEELRSVICSMRSIRHDFVNHMQVLYGLIECGYYPKARDYVQSLLKETKLLDLTVRFANPALMVLLHTKWEQAKSKQIVMQFEECSDPIDSIPSIDLIKILSNLIDNAIEAAELADGEKRVSIYFCCDEEHVVFRVENTGPEITPEQRARIFDNGYTTKREKKCGGRGTGLTIVDAVVHKYKGKIEVWSEQGITRFTVWLPVK from the coding sequence ATGACGAGTACACACCCGAAAAATCCCAGAGTTCTAGTCATTATGCTCGTTTCTGGCATCCTTGTTTTGATCTTGACTTGTGTAAGCATCGCGATTTCCTATTTCAATACGATTCAATCCGTCCGACTCTCCATTGCGAATCAAAGCATGAAAGCTGCTTCTACAGTAGCAGACAGTCTAGATGTTGACGCGTACCAAGAGTTTTTACGAAATCCGGTAAAAGAGACCCCCGCCTATAAACGAATCGAACAGCAATTGAATCAAGCTCGTGAGCAGTTCGGTTTGCTGTATTTATACACGATTCAAGTCAGCGAAGACAGGCAAAGTGGTCGCACAATGATCGTCGCAAGGCCGCCAAATGCGAAGCAAAATTTTGATATCGGTAATCCTATTGTTCTATCTTCTGAGCACATTCAAACGATTTACGAAGGATCATCAGCGTACTACTCAGAGATTATCAGAGATCCAGATTACGGGGTCTACATGTCTGCGGGCGCGCCGCTTAGAGATAGAGAAGGAAAAATCATCGGAATCATCGGAGTAGATACGGACGTAGCCATCATCGAGGACATTGGAAACGATGTCGTTCGTAGCAGCATTCCTGTTTTTGCGATTCAAGGTTTGTTTGTCGTCGTACTGATCTTTCTGGTTCTTTGCATGGAACGCTGGTACCAACGCGCCATCAAGGCAGCAGTTGGCGAGACGGAAGAAACCTACCAGGAAGAATTGCGCTCAGTCATTTGCTCGATGCGCTCCATACGCCATGATTTCGTCAATCACATGCAAGTGCTCTACGGTTTGATCGAATGCGGATATTATCCAAAAGCACGAGATTACGTGCAGTCGTTGCTGAAAGAAACCAAGCTTTTGGACCTCACGGTGAGATTTGCGAATCCTGCTTTAATGGTATTGCTTCACACCAAATGGGAGCAGGCCAAATCCAAACAAATCGTCATGCAATTTGAAGAATGCTCTGATCCAATCGATAGCATTCCTTCCATTGATCTGATCAAAATTTTATCGAATCTTATTGATAATGCGATTGAAGCGGCTGAGTTAGCGGATGGGGAAAAGCGAGTCAGCATCTATTTTTGCTGTGATGAAGAACACGTTGTTTTCCGAGTGGAAAATACAGGACCGGAAATAACGCCAGAACAACGTGCACGTATTTTCGATAATGGCTATACAACGAAAAGAGAGAAAAAATGTGGTGGGCGCGGAACGGGTCTGACGATCGTAGATGCAGTTGTTCACAAGTACAAGGGGAAAATTGAGGTTTGGTCCGAGCAGGGAATCACGAGATTTACCGTTTGGTTGCCAGTGAAATAG
- a CDS encoding ABC transporter ATP-binding protein gives MTYIVRTNQLTRAYMGKEVVSNVNMNIKQGEIYGMLGPNGAGKTTVMKMITNLVKPTEGEIEIFGERLTDTSYRLLGRMGTIIENPIFYEKLTARENLELHCEYMGYHDPKAIDEALELVNLKGIDKKAVKEFSLGMKQRLGIARAITTKPELLILDEPTNGLDPVGIKGLRDLFKMLCKQYGTTILISSHILGEVELVADTIAVMNGGKLLQEVSMDYIVKQTQEYIEITTNDSRKAAYVLENYLQISNVRVTDDGQIRIYDSRIPQSELMKTLVLHDVKIEAVHKKKGSLEDYFLSILNGGGVGV, from the coding sequence ATGACGTATATCGTAAGAACGAATCAACTGACTCGTGCTTACATGGGTAAGGAAGTTGTTTCGAACGTCAATATGAACATCAAGCAAGGCGAAATATACGGCATGCTTGGTCCAAACGGTGCGGGCAAAACAACGGTCATGAAAATGATCACGAACCTGGTGAAGCCGACGGAAGGTGAGATCGAAATTTTCGGTGAGCGGCTGACTGATACGTCGTACCGACTGCTGGGGCGAATGGGCACGATCATCGAAAACCCGATCTTTTACGAAAAGCTGACGGCCCGTGAAAACCTGGAGCTGCATTGCGAATATATGGGCTACCATGACCCAAAGGCGATTGATGAGGCGCTTGAGCTGGTCAATCTGAAAGGGATCGACAAGAAAGCGGTAAAGGAATTTTCGCTGGGGATGAAGCAACGGCTCGGCATCGCGCGGGCGATCACGACCAAGCCGGAGCTGCTGATTCTCGATGAGCCGACGAATGGTCTCGATCCTGTAGGAATCAAGGGGCTTCGCGATCTGTTCAAAATGCTGTGCAAGCAATATGGGACCACGATTCTCATTTCTAGCCATATACTTGGGGAAGTGGAGCTGGTCGCTGACACGATCGCCGTCATGAACGGCGGCAAGCTGCTGCAGGAAGTTTCGATGGACTATATCGTCAAGCAAACACAGGAGTATATCGAAATCACGACGAACGACAGTAGGAAAGCGGCCTACGTGCTTGAAAACTATTTGCAAATATCCAATGTCCGCGTCACCGACGATGGCCAAATCCGCATTTACGATAGCCGTATTCCGCAAAGCGAGCTGATGAAGACTTTGGTGCTGCACGATGTCAAGATCGAAGCGGTTCATAAGAAAAAAGGGTCACTTGAGGATTATTTCCTGTCCATTCTGAATGGGGGTGGCGTCGGTGTTTAA
- a CDS encoding ABC transporter permease — protein MFKLMKLEMRKFRIGSYIRAAMIANVVILSLICFISLDSKITEKMPFTSYDMAFSVIDTLIRGTYIVFASVLISRLVINEFRNKSITVLFMYPINRKKLIAAKLLVVVLFTLVADIAANLFVGVGFYVFNLFASVVPEPLSWSVATKSLLAVVMSALATSFLSLIPLNFGMRKHSGAATIVSSLIVVMLVCQNVNGFTLYSILAVPIGLALLGAAVAYMSIRNIEHVDVLK, from the coding sequence GTGTTTAAGCTCATGAAGCTCGAAATGCGCAAGTTTCGGATCGGGTCTTATATTCGGGCAGCGATGATCGCCAACGTCGTGATCTTAAGTCTAATTTGCTTTATCAGCCTTGACTCGAAAATTACAGAAAAGATGCCTTTTACGAGCTACGATATGGCGTTCTCCGTCATTGATACACTCATTCGGGGAACGTACATTGTGTTCGCGTCAGTGCTCATTTCCCGGCTTGTCATTAACGAGTTCCGCAACAAATCGATCACGGTACTGTTCATGTACCCGATCAATCGCAAAAAGCTCATCGCAGCCAAGCTGCTCGTCGTCGTGCTGTTTACGCTCGTTGCGGATATTGCGGCGAACCTGTTTGTTGGTGTTGGCTTTTATGTATTCAATCTGTTCGCCTCCGTTGTTCCAGAGCCTCTCTCGTGGTCCGTTGCAACCAAATCGCTGCTTGCGGTCGTGATGAGTGCGCTGGCGACCAGCTTTTTAAGCCTGATTCCTCTGAATTTCGGCATGCGCAAACATTCAGGCGCGGCTACCATCGTGTCGTCACTCATCGTCGTGATGCTCGTCTGCCAGAACGTCAACGGCTTCACCTTATATTCCATTCTTGCAGTGCCGATTGGACTGGCACTCCTCGGCGCGGCCGTCGCGTATATGTCGATTCGAAACATCGAGCATGTCGATGTGCTCAAGTAG
- a CDS encoding response regulator transcription factor gives MPHNILLIEDDAQIVEMLRNHLIKEGYDVLAAFDGLDGIAQFRQSYFDIVIVDIMMPKLDGIEVIKRIRENSSVPILIMSAKDNDVDKAIGLGFGADDYIAKPFSLIEVSARIKAAIRRATTYSNAGAGSADQASPAAKVLMFGALRIDLENFSVSKNDVDLKLTAKEFEILKLFATNPNRVFTKAQLYGFIWNDEYYGDENVINVHIRRLREKIEDQPSAPRYIKTLWGIGYKWEG, from the coding sequence ATGCCACACAACATACTGCTGATTGAGGACGATGCCCAAATCGTCGAGATGCTTCGGAATCATCTGATCAAAGAAGGCTACGACGTCTTGGCAGCGTTTGATGGACTGGACGGAATTGCCCAGTTTCGGCAAAGCTACTTCGATATTGTCATTGTCGATATCATGATGCCAAAGCTGGACGGCATCGAGGTAATCAAGAGGATCCGAGAAAACAGCTCGGTGCCGATTTTGATCATGTCGGCAAAGGACAACGACGTCGATAAAGCGATCGGGCTCGGCTTCGGTGCCGACGATTACATTGCAAAGCCGTTTTCTCTCATTGAAGTGTCGGCTCGGATCAAAGCGGCGATTCGTCGTGCCACGACGTATTCGAATGCGGGAGCGGGCTCAGCAGATCAGGCATCTCCAGCTGCCAAGGTGCTGATGTTCGGAGCCCTGCGTATTGATCTGGAAAATTTTTCAGTTTCGAAAAACGATGTCGATCTGAAGCTGACGGCCAAAGAATTCGAAATCCTGAAGCTGTTCGCCACAAATCCAAATCGCGTGTTCACGAAGGCGCAGCTGTACGGCTTTATTTGGAATGACGAATATTATGGGGACGAAAACGTCATTAACGTCCATATCCGCCGGTTGCGGGAAAAAATCGAAGACCAGCCATCCGCACCACGTTATATCAAGACGCTGTGGGGCATTGGCTACAAGTGGGAAGGATAA
- a CDS encoding sensor histidine kinase: MVIALVVLVVLLLVVIATQYRAYRARSSSLELIHHKLKDIIEGGTSEKLLVFTDDRALIPVLIEINHLLEHNQQRAANFLKMEQSMRKMISNISHDLKTPLTVVLGYIETINLDPDMDAAKQKVLLSKVHAKANEVLQLIRQFFDLARLESGDEPMPLSRIHMNDICEKNILAFYDTLTVKGFEVAIEIPDKPMYAWGNEEALDRTLNNLIANAIQHGGEAMVVGLTLRGDDEFVYVDVWDRGKGIHELHQDRVFERMYTLEDSRNKSYQGSGLGLTITKRLIEAQGGTIRIHSKPYEKTVFTVRLKRIAFGA, translated from the coding sequence ATGGTGATCGCGCTAGTTGTGCTGGTCGTTCTTTTGCTCGTCGTGATTGCGACTCAATACCGAGCTTACCGGGCTAGAAGCTCCAGCCTGGAACTGATTCACCACAAATTAAAGGACATTATCGAGGGTGGCACAAGCGAAAAGCTGCTTGTTTTTACGGACGATCGCGCATTGATACCGGTCTTGATCGAAATCAATCATTTGCTGGAGCACAACCAGCAAAGAGCGGCGAATTTCCTGAAGATGGAGCAGTCGATGCGGAAAATGATCTCGAACATATCGCACGATTTGAAGACGCCACTTACCGTTGTACTTGGTTATATCGAAACGATCAATCTGGATCCGGACATGGACGCAGCGAAACAAAAGGTTCTATTGTCCAAGGTGCACGCCAAGGCCAACGAGGTGCTGCAGCTCATCCGACAGTTTTTTGATTTGGCGAGACTGGAGTCAGGGGACGAGCCGATGCCCCTTTCTCGGATCCACATGAACGATATTTGCGAAAAAAATATACTCGCATTTTATGACACGCTGACGGTCAAAGGCTTTGAGGTCGCGATTGAGATCCCGGACAAGCCAATGTATGCGTGGGGGAACGAGGAAGCGCTGGACCGCACCCTGAACAATTTGATCGCCAATGCGATTCAGCATGGCGGAGAGGCGATGGTGGTCGGATTAACATTGCGCGGAGACGACGAGTTTGTATATGTGGACGTATGGGATCGGGGCAAAGGGATCCACGAGCTGCATCAGGACCGGGTGTTCGAGCGGATGTACACGCTGGAGGACTCCCGTAACAAATCGTATCAGGGCAGCGGTCTCGGGCTGACAATTACGAAAAGGCTGATCGAAGCTCAAGGAGGGACGATCCGCATCCATAGCAAGCCGTACGAAAAAACAGTGTTTACCGTCAGACTGAAGCGAATCGCATTCGGGGCTTAA
- a CDS encoding amidohydrolase produces MEEKLFARLQEIYPELVTFRRDLHMYPELSFQEENTAKKVADKLASFGIEVQTGVGGMGVVGLLRGGKPGKTVALRADFDALPIQDEKEVPYKSRIPGVMHACGHDIHTSGLLGVAQVLSEFRDELPGNVVFLHQFAEELPPGGAKAMVEAGCLEGVDVVYGAHVASELPVGTVGIGDGYITAAADSFEIVLYGKGGHGAYPHTSVDPIVLGSQVVMNLQQIASRQVDPLKQVVLSVCSFVGGGEAFNVIPDQVRLKGTVRTYDEEVRGAVEQSLKRIVEASCQAVGATCEIMYQRGYPATWNDETETPLLTAEAKRIFGEERVLKIPPGMGGEDFAYFAQERPATFFMVGGRNPEISATYPHHHPKFDVDERSMIQTGQLFIAALLAYQARQQ; encoded by the coding sequence ATGGAAGAAAAACTGTTTGCCCGGCTACAGGAGATTTATCCAGAGCTTGTTACATTCAGACGTGATTTGCATATGTATCCCGAGCTTTCCTTTCAGGAGGAAAACACAGCGAAGAAAGTAGCAGACAAGCTGGCTTCTTTTGGTATAGAAGTACAAACCGGTGTTGGCGGCATGGGTGTTGTCGGTCTCTTGCGGGGTGGAAAGCCAGGAAAAACAGTTGCGTTGCGCGCTGACTTCGATGCCTTGCCCATTCAAGATGAAAAAGAAGTACCGTATAAGTCCCGCATTCCAGGAGTCATGCACGCGTGCGGTCACGATATACATACCTCCGGACTTTTGGGAGTCGCACAAGTGTTGAGCGAGTTCCGTGACGAGCTCCCAGGAAATGTGGTATTCCTGCATCAGTTCGCGGAAGAGCTGCCACCCGGTGGCGCCAAAGCCATGGTGGAGGCGGGTTGCCTCGAAGGTGTTGATGTCGTGTATGGCGCGCACGTTGCCTCCGAGCTCCCCGTAGGCACTGTCGGGATCGGAGATGGCTACATTACAGCAGCAGCAGACAGCTTTGAGATCGTCTTGTACGGAAAAGGCGGACACGGTGCTTATCCTCATACCTCCGTTGATCCAATCGTATTGGGCAGTCAGGTTGTTATGAATTTGCAGCAGATTGCCAGCCGGCAGGTAGATCCGCTGAAACAAGTCGTTCTGTCTGTTTGCTCCTTCGTAGGCGGGGGCGAAGCGTTCAACGTCATTCCTGATCAAGTGAGGCTCAAGGGGACTGTTCGCACATATGACGAGGAAGTGAGGGGCGCGGTCGAGCAATCTCTTAAACGTATCGTGGAAGCCAGCTGCCAGGCTGTCGGCGCTACTTGCGAAATCATGTACCAACGCGGCTACCCAGCTACTTGGAACGATGAGACAGAGACTCCGCTGCTTACAGCAGAAGCCAAACGCATTTTTGGTGAGGAGCGCGTATTGAAAATCCCACCTGGCATGGGCGGAGAGGATTTTGCTTACTTTGCCCAAGAGCGCCCCGCTACCTTCTTCATGGTTGGTGGACGCAACCCGGAGATTTCG